One Deltaproteobacteria bacterium DNA segment encodes these proteins:
- a CDS encoding type II toxin-antitoxin system HicB family antitoxin — MPNKFTAVTKKDGDWWIGWIEEVPGVNCQEQTREKLLESLRATLAEAIEMNREEAIFAAASDYTEEIVTL, encoded by the coding sequence ATGCCGAATAAATTCACAGCGGTAACAAAGAAAGATGGCGACTGGTGGATCGGGTGGATCGAGGAGGTCCCCGGCGTAAATTGCCAGGAACAAACGCGCGAAAAACTTCTTGAAAGCCTTCGCGCCACGCTTGCCGAAGCCATTGAAATGAACCGGGAAGAGGCCATTTTTGCAGCGGCGTCCGACTATACCGAAGAAATCGTCACCTTGTGA
- a CDS encoding type II toxin-antitoxin system HicA family toxin, with protein MKRTELIKHLHQFGCVLIREGGSHSWWGNTEQNRRSSVPRHTEISDTLARKICKDLGIPFVKAYR; from the coding sequence GTGAAGAGAACGGAGCTTATCAAACATTTGCATCAGTTTGGGTGCGTCCTCATCCGCGAAGGCGGGAGCCATTCATGGTGGGGCAACACAGAGCAAAACCGGCGCTCCTCCGTCCCCCGGCACACGGAGATAAGCGACACCCTTGCACGCAAGATATGCAAGGATTTAGGAATTCCCTTTGTAAAAGCATACCGGTAA